Below is a genomic region from Gillisia sp. Hel_I_86.
CTCAATACTGTTATTTTTGTTTTCAAGTAGGTGTGTTTTAAATATATTTCTCAAATGTATTAAAATCTTATGTAAGCGATAGTTATGTAGGATAATTTTAACCTAACCAACCTTCCCTGTCCAAACTTCTGTATTGAATTGCTTCGGAAATATGGCTTCCTTGAATATGTTCACTTTCAGAAAGATCGGCAATAGTGCGGGAAACCTTCAGAATCCTGTCATACGCCCTTGCTGAAAGATTCAAACGTTCCATGGCAATTCTCAGCAGTTCCTTTGAAGAATCTTCCAATTTACAATATGCTGCAATCTGTTTAACGTTCATTTGTGCATTGTAATGTACTTTATCATTTTCTTTGAACCGATTGGTTTGCAATTGCCTGGCCTTGGTCACCCTTTTTCTTATATCTATACTTTTTTCTCCATTGCGTTCCTCACTTAATTTTTCGAAAGGGACAGGGGTTACTTCAATATGAATATCGATTCGATCCAATAAGGGCCCACTTATTTTGCTAAGATATCGCTGCATCTCTCCCGGGGAAGAAGACATTGGAGAACCGGGATCATTAAAAAACCCACTCGGACTCGGGTTCATACTTGCCACCAGCATAAAACTGGAAGGATAGGTCACTGTGAATTTAGCACGAGAAATGGTAACTTCCCTATCTTCCAAAGGTTGGCGCATCACTTCTAAGACACCCCGCTTAAATTCTGGCAATTCATCTAAAAATAAAACCCCGTTATGGGACAAGGAAATTTCACCGGGTTGTGGATAGGCGCCGCCGCCAACAAGTGCCACGTCTGAAATTGTATGATGAGGGCTTCTAAAAGGCCTTTGCGACATCAAACCCACATGCTCTTTAATTCTACCAACCACACTATGGATCTTGGTGGTTTCCAAAGCTTCATGAAGTGTCATTGGCGGTAAAATACTCGGTAATCTCTTGGCCAGCATGGTCTTTCCTGCTCCCGGCGGACCAATAAGAATTATATTATGCCCGCCTGCTGCAGCGATCTCCATACAGCGTTTTATGCTTTCCTGGCCTTTTACATCGGCAAAATCGTGTTCCAAATGATCTAGGCTGTTATAAAATTCCTGTTTGGTGTCTATAATAGTTCTTTCCAAAGGAGTTCCTTTATCGAAGTAATTTATCACTTCCAGAATATTGGAAACGCCATATACTTCGAGGTCACTAACTATGGCGGCTTCTTTCACATTTTGGATTGGCAGTATAAACCCCTTATATCCTTCTTCTTTAGCCTTTATTGCAATTGGTAAAGCTCCCTTTATTGGTTGCAGGCTTCCATCAAGGGAAAGTTCTCCCATAATAAGATAGTCACCTATATTTTTTGCTTTTATCTGGTGGGATGCTGCGAGAATGCCAAGAGCCAAGGTAAGATCATAGGCAGAGCCTTCTTTACGAAGATCTGCAGGTGCCATATTAATAGTGATCTTCTTGCCAGGAAATTTATAGGAATTGTTCTGAAGCGCTGCAGCAATTCGAAAACTACTTTCTTTAACGGCATTGTCGGGAAGCCCTACAAGGTGATACCCAATGCCGGTTGCTACATTTACTTCTACGGTAATTGTGGTAGCCTCTACTCCAAAAACAGCACTACCATAAACTTTTACCAGCATCTAATTATCATTTTGATTTAAATGTAGTAAAAATTTATGGTAGATTGACTGTTAGGTATTTAACACATTTTTTCTGTAGTGTTCTATAAGTGCGTCTATAGGTCTGCGAATAATGTTACCTATCTCAAGATTGTAAGGTTGTGCAACCGCTCTAATAATATCCTGGCTAAAAAAAGCGATACTTCCTATAAAATGAATTGGTACTGTTTGAGCGTGTTTTATGGAAAGTACACGTGTGTGCATAAATTCCTTTATTCCCTCATGCACTAATTTGTAGAAATATCCATTGCGCTCATTGGTGAAAATGAATTCTGCAAAAGAAGCTAAATAGGTGTTTGGGTTTTCTTTCTTGTAAAGGTTCTTTTTAATCTCATCGCTATTCAAATTGAAATCTATTTCGAATTTAGCAGCGATCTCCGGTGGCATTCTTTTATAATAGTAATCCCTAATTAGTCTTTTTCCGAAGTAATTCCCACTGGCTTCGTCCATTAGGACATATCCTAAAGACTCCACGGCCATATGCACGTCTTTGCCATCGAAATAGCAGCTATTGGAACCGGTACCTAAAATACATACAATTCCGGGTTCTGTAGTAGCTGCATAAGCTGCGGCCACCATATCTTCCTTCACTAAAACTTCTGAAGCATTCGTAAAAAAATTTGCGATAATATCTTGTAAAAGTTTGCGGGGAACTTCTGTTCCACACCCGGCACCAAAAAAATGAACCCGTTCTATCTCGTTTCTAACTTCAAAAAGTTCCGGATTTTCTGCAATTCGTTGTTCCAACATCGCTTCCGGAAAAACTGCGGGATTTAATCCTTTAGTTCGAGTTTGGAGAATCTGTTCCCCTTTATGGTTCAGAAGAATCCAGTCACATTTGGTGGAACCACCATCGGCAATTAATATCATTTTAATTTCTTTATGAGATAAAATAAGCCATTTATTCCAAATTTAACTAGTAATAAATGGCTTTTTAATTTTCTAAATTGAAGCTATGTAGGCTGCAAGTTCTACCAATTTTGCAGAATATGCATACTCATTGTCATACCAAGCTACTAATTTAAAGAAATTATCGTTCAATGCAATGCCAGCTTCAGCATCGAAATTACAGGTATAGGTATTGGATACGAAATCTTGCGATACCACCATATCTTCAGTATAAGCAACCACTCCTTTGTAATCTCCTTCCGAAGCCTTTTTAAATGCCGCCTTTATCTCATCGTAAGAAGCTGCTTTTTCAGTTCTCACCGTTAGATCCACAACAGAAACATCTACCGTGGGAACTCGAAAAGCCATACCGGTAAGTTTTCCTTTTAAAGAAGGAATTACCTTGGTAACCGCAACTGCCGCCCCTGTTGAAGTAGGAATGATGTTGTTTAAGGCACTTCTGCCCAATCTATGATTTTTCTTGGCCGGGGAATCCACAGTATATTCTGAAGCAGTGGTAGCATGGACTGTTGTCATTAAACCTTCCACCAATCCAAACTCATCATCTATAATTTTCGCCAAGGGCGCCAAACAGTTTGTAGTACAAGAGGCATTGGAAACAATAGTGTCATCAGCCGTTACATCTTTATGGTTCACTCCCATCACAAACATTGGGGCATCCTTTGACGGTGCCGAAATCACGACTTTTTTTGCTCCAGCCTTAATATGGGCACCGGCAGATTCTTTGGTGGTAAAAATTCCTGTACAATCCAAAACAACTTCTACATTGGCCGCGTCCCACTTAAGATCTTCGGGATTACGCTCTGCGGTAATTCTTATGGTTTTTCCATTTACAACCAAATGGCCGTCCTTAACTTCCACTTCCCCATTAAATCTTCCATGAACCGAATCGTATTTTAATAGGTATGCAAGTTGATCCACATCTAAAAGATCGTTCACAGCAACAACTTCCACAGCATCATTTAAAATCGCATTTCTAAATGCTATTCTTCCAATTCGGCCAAAGCCGTTTATTCCAATTTTAGTACTCATAATTTTTAATTTTTCAATTTTTATACTGAAGTAATATCAGCTACTCTTCTTAAATTCTTATCGTATTTCGCTCCGTTTTTAATGGCTGTTTCCAAAGGTACTGAAACAATTTGCTGATGATGTATGCCCACCATGATGTTTTGTTCGCCATTTACCAGAGCATCTACAGCGCCTACCCCTAATTTGCTTGCCAACACCCTATCGTAACAACTCGGGGAGCCGCCACGTTGTATATGGCCAAGCACAGAAACCCTTATTTCGTAATCTTCCAGGTTTTCCTCTATATATTCGGCCAGTTCAAAAATATTTTTTCCGCTTTTATCTCCTTCGGCAACTACAATGATGCTGGAGGTCTTTCCGGATTTTCTACTTTTCTTTAGAGATTGGACCAAGCGCTCTATTCCTCTATTTTCCTCGGGAATCAAAATCTCCTCGGCACCCGCCCCAATTCCACTATTTAAGGCGATATCTCCGGCATCCCGCCCCATTACCTCTACTAAAAACAACCTATTGTGGGAACTGGCGGTATCCCTAATTTTATCTATCGCTTCCACCACCGTGTTCAAAGCGGTGTCGTACCCAATGGTAAAATCGGTGCCATTGATATCGTTATCTATAGTCGCGGGAATCCCAATAACTTTAAAATTATATTCTTGATTAAAGAGCAAGGCTCCGGTAAAAGTTCCGTCACCCCCAATTACCACCAATGCATCCACCCCGGCTTTCAAAAGATTTTCATGGGCTTTCCTTCTACCTTCTTCTGTTCTAAACTCCTTGGATCTGGCAGATTTCAAAAAGGTCCCCCCCCTACTTATAACATTTCGCACAGAACGTGCATTCAATTCTTCAAAATCGTTTTCTATGAGACCTTGATATCCTCTATAAATCCCGACACATTCAATTTCCTCGAATGCACAACTTCTTACCACCGCACGTATCGCGGCATTCATTCCCGGGGCGTCACCACCTGATGTAAGCACTCCTATTTTCTTTATTTTTCCATGCATTGCCGTAAATCTATTTGATTTGATCCTTATATCCTAATCTGCTATTTTACTAAAACGTTTTCGGTTGATAACTCATAAAAAAAGCCTCAACAATGAGGCTTTTTTAAAGATTTTTGAAAAATACTTAGTTGTTAATCAATATTTTGTATTCCCATGGTTTGAATTCCATCTCCATATCTTTCTTTAGGTCCAACTCTTCAGAATTCATATAATTTTGAAATTTTCCATGCAATTCCATTTTGAATTTTACAGGTGCCTTTGTAAGATTTGCAACATAAATCACCATATCATCTCCGCTTCCTCTAGAAAAAGCCAAAACCTGTTCATCTTTGTTGGTTTTTAACCTACTATAAGCAGCCGCATTTTTTCCGCCTGCAAGAGCATTATTGTTATTTTTAAGTTGCCCTAACTTTACAAGTAACGGCCAAATTTTCCCTTTGGTTCTTGGAATACTGTCCTTCTCGAAAAACAATAATCTGCGATCCAAATCGTATTCCTGCCCACTATA
It encodes:
- a CDS encoding YifB family Mg chelatase-like AAA ATPase — its product is MLVKVYGSAVFGVEATTITVEVNVATGIGYHLVGLPDNAVKESSFRIAAALQNNSYKFPGKKITINMAPADLRKEGSAYDLTLALGILAASHQIKAKNIGDYLIMGELSLDGSLQPIKGALPIAIKAKEEGYKGFILPIQNVKEAAIVSDLEVYGVSNILEVINYFDKGTPLERTIIDTKQEFYNSLDHLEHDFADVKGQESIKRCMEIAAAGGHNIILIGPPGAGKTMLAKRLPSILPPMTLHEALETTKIHSVVGRIKEHVGLMSQRPFRSPHHTISDVALVGGGAYPQPGEISLSHNGVLFLDELPEFKRGVLEVMRQPLEDREVTISRAKFTVTYPSSFMLVASMNPSPSGFFNDPGSPMSSSPGEMQRYLSKISGPLLDRIDIHIEVTPVPFEKLSEERNGEKSIDIRKRVTKARQLQTNRFKENDKVHYNAQMNVKQIAAYCKLEDSSKELLRIAMERLNLSARAYDRILKVSRTIADLSESEHIQGSHISEAIQYRSLDREGWLG
- a CDS encoding N-acetylglucosamine kinase, with translation MILIADGGSTKCDWILLNHKGEQILQTRTKGLNPAVFPEAMLEQRIAENPELFEVRNEIERVHFFGAGCGTEVPRKLLQDIIANFFTNASEVLVKEDMVAAAYAATTEPGIVCILGTGSNSCYFDGKDVHMAVESLGYVLMDEASGNYFGKRLIRDYYYKRMPPEIAAKFEIDFNLNSDEIKKNLYKKENPNTYLASFAEFIFTNERNGYFYKLVHEGIKEFMHTRVLSIKHAQTVPIHFIGSIAFFSQDIIRAVAQPYNLEIGNIIRRPIDALIEHYRKNVLNT
- the gap gene encoding type I glyceraldehyde-3-phosphate dehydrogenase, producing the protein MSTKIGINGFGRIGRIAFRNAILNDAVEVVAVNDLLDVDQLAYLLKYDSVHGRFNGEVEVKDGHLVVNGKTIRITAERNPEDLKWDAANVEVVLDCTGIFTTKESAGAHIKAGAKKVVISAPSKDAPMFVMGVNHKDVTADDTIVSNASCTTNCLAPLAKIIDDEFGLVEGLMTTVHATTASEYTVDSPAKKNHRLGRSALNNIIPTSTGAAVAVTKVIPSLKGKLTGMAFRVPTVDVSVVDLTVRTEKAASYDEIKAAFKKASEGDYKGVVAYTEDMVVSQDFVSNTYTCNFDAEAGIALNDNFFKLVAWYDNEYAYSAKLVELAAYIASI
- the pfkA gene encoding 6-phosphofructokinase yields the protein MHGKIKKIGVLTSGGDAPGMNAAIRAVVRSCAFEEIECVGIYRGYQGLIENDFEELNARSVRNVISRGGTFLKSARSKEFRTEEGRRKAHENLLKAGVDALVVIGGDGTFTGALLFNQEYNFKVIGIPATIDNDINGTDFTIGYDTALNTVVEAIDKIRDTASSHNRLFLVEVMGRDAGDIALNSGIGAGAEEILIPEENRGIERLVQSLKKSRKSGKTSSIIVVAEGDKSGKNIFELAEYIEENLEDYEIRVSVLGHIQRGGSPSCYDRVLASKLGVGAVDALVNGEQNIMVGIHHQQIVSVPLETAIKNGAKYDKNLRRVADITSV